One window of the Triticum dicoccoides isolate Atlit2015 ecotype Zavitan chromosome 3B, WEW_v2.0, whole genome shotgun sequence genome contains the following:
- the LOC119278691 gene encoding cysteine-rich receptor-like protein kinase 10: MIHSYYKLGKSSSVSTSSLTMRSFLSSVDLACHPRMAVVILPLLFLPLVPLAAAQAWPFCGDSGVYEPDSTYQANLRHLSSTLPKKAASSTTLFATDTHGNVPNVIFALALCRGDSNASSCEGCLVTAFQDGQEHCPNSKDTTVYYYSNPCMLRFSNKNFLATTHNDKILVASMEMPLNIWTRGDSFRRLLFTLMDNTAQLATNSSRRFATSRLDVTFFPTVYCLMQCTPDLTADDCTACLQPYFQYTVKYMYGKEGGRVLGTRCTMRYEIFPFFQGKPMLRIINLLSEVPPINNTMPRVTVNPPPRPQSQSQSPVAAPPPPEAQASTQELHGRNSHRKALWIIAIAAPLLSICMCFICCIVWMTRRRKGTDILHDQAATTTNRLEEDALVSRLEDKSSEFTLFEFSKILHATHNFSKENLLGQGGFGPVYKGQLPDGVEIAVKRLASHSGQGFTEFKNEVELIAKLQHNNLVKLIGCCIEGEERLLVYEYLPNKSLDFFIFDVSRTTLVDWNKRCMIIEGIAQGLLYLHKHSRLRIIHRDLKASNILLDQGMNPKISDFGLAKIFSSNDIQGSTKRVVGTYGYMAPEYASEGIYSIKSDVFSFGVLLLEILSGQRNSGFHQHEDFLNLLGYSWQLWEGGRCLEILEASIAKEIHAAEARRYINIALMCVQEHADDRPTMSNVIAMLNSESVILPDPKHPAYFSLRVSKVDESDNNDVTVCSNNDLTITEEPDGR; encoded by the exons ATGATCCACAGTTACTACAAACTTGGGAAG AGCTCCTCAGTTTCTACAAGTTCCCTGACGATGAGGTCGTTCCTATCATCCGTGGATCTGGCTTGTCATCCACGGATGGCCGTGGTTATCCTCCCCCTCCTCTTCCTGCCCCTCGTGCCTCTCGCCGCTGCCCAAGCTTGGCCATTTTGTGGCGACAGCGGTGTCTACGAACCAGATAGCACCTACCAAGCCAACCTCAGGCACCTCTCATCCACCCTCCCGAAGAAGGCAGCATCCAGTACCACCCTCTTCGCCACCGACACCCATGGCAATGTTCCGAATGTCATCTTCGCCCTCGCACTCTGCCGCGGGGACTCCAACGCCTCTTCCTGTGAGGGCTGTTTGGTTACCGCCTTCCAGGACGGGCAGGAGCACTGCCCCAACAGCAAGGACACCACCGTGTACTACTATAGTAATCCCTGCATGCTCAGGTTCTCCAACAAGAATTTTCTTGCCACCACCCACAATGACAAAATACTCGTTGCGAGCATGGAAATGCCGCTCAACATCTGGACAAGAGGTGACTCCTTCAGGCGCTTGTT A TTCACGCTTATGGACAACACAGCTCAATTGGCTACGAACAGCTCGAGGAGGTTCGCCACCTCGCGCTTAGACGTCACCTTCTTCCCGACGGTCTACTGCCTTATGCAGTGCACGCCAGACCTGACCGCCGACGACTGCACCGCATGTTTGCAGCCTTACTTCCAGTATACAGTCAAATACATGTATGGTAAGGAAGGTGGTAGAGTACTGGGGACACGGTGTACCATGAGGTACGAGATATTCCCATTCTTCCAAGGGAAGCCCATGCTGCGTATTATCAACTTGCTATCTGAAGTTCCGCCGATCAACAACACCATGCCCCGGGTTACCGTGAACCCACCCCCACGGCCACAGTCACAGTCACAGTCGCCGGTTGCGGCACCACCACCTCCAGAGGCGCAAGCGAGCACCCAAGAACTTCATG GACGCAACTCACACCGGAAGGCGCTGTGGATTATTGCTATTGCAGCTCCATTACTGTCAATATGTATGTGCTTTATCTGTTGCATTGTATGGATGACAAGACGAAGAAAAG GAACTGATATCTTACACGATCAAGCTGCCACGACCACGAATAGGCTGGAAGAAGATGCATTGGTTTCGAGATTGGAAGACAAGAGTTCAGAGTTCACTCTCTTTGAATTTTCTAAGATATTGCATGCTACACACAACTTCTCCAAAGAAAACCTACTTGGGCAAGGTGGTTTTGGTCCTGTCTACAAG GGCCAATTACCAGATGGAGTGGAAATTGCAGTTAAAAGGCTTGCCTCACATTCAGGACAGGGTTTCACAGAATTCAAAAATGAAGTTGAACTTATTGCGAAACTACAGCACAATAATCtggtcaagctcataggatgctgcATTGAGGGAGAGGAAAGACTTTTGGTGTACGAATATTTGCCAAATAAGAGCCTGGACTTCTTTATCTTTG ATGTTAGCCGAACAACTTTGGTTGATTGGAATAAAAGATGTATGATAATCGAAGGGATAGCCCAAGGTCTACTGTATCTCCACAAGCACTCTCGGTTGCGCATCATACACAGGGACCTTAAGGCCAGCAACATTCTCTTGGACCAGGGGATGAATCCCAAAATTTCTGATTTTGGGTTAGCAAAAATTTTCAGCTCCAATGATATTCAAGGAAGCACAAAGAGGGTGGTGGGAACATA TGGTTATATGGCTCCAGAGTATGCATCTGAAGGCATTTACTCGATCAAATCTGATGTGTTCAGCTTTGGTGTGTTACTTCTCGAGATTCTTAGCGGACAAAGGAATTCTGGTTTCCATCAGCACGAAGACTTTCTTAACCTCCTTGGATAT TCATGGCAGCTCTGGGAAGGAGGAAGATGTCTTGAGATTCTAGAAGCATCAATTGCTAAGGAGATCCATGCAGCGGAGGCTAGGAGGTACATTAACATTGCACTAATGTGCGTACAAGAGCACGCAGATGATCGACCAACAATGTCAAATGTTATTGCGATGTTAAATAGCGAGAGTGTTATTCTTCCAGATCCTAAACATCCAGCATACTTCAGCCTAAGGGTATCTAAGGTAGATGAATCGGATAATAATGACGTAACCGTCTGCAGTAATAACGACTTAACCATCACTGAGGAGCCAGATGGCAGATAG